A genome region from Streptomyces xanthophaeus includes the following:
- a CDS encoding oxidoreductase — protein sequence MSSASDPLAPLAGLPGVTDSVDSVRKAVDRVYGHRVMRRRSGEITSEAALRGARGSAALSGADWALEEVRRRTDFGSEPEALTVGAALRLTAEAGQLLSIWRQSPLRVLARLHLVACGSTADGDVVGRPRLAGEPVTEPLVGLPLPSADEVAGRLDGLSRLIIAGGSAPALITAAVVHGELLALRPFASYNGLVARAAERIVLINSGLDPKAICPAEVGHAEQGTDAYLAAFEGYVSGTAEGMSAWIAHCGRAVELGVRESTAVCEALQRGAA from the coding sequence ATGAGTAGCGCTTCTGACCCACTGGCCCCCCTGGCCGGGCTGCCTGGTGTCACCGATTCCGTGGATTCCGTACGCAAGGCCGTGGACCGCGTCTACGGGCACCGGGTGATGCGTCGCCGCAGCGGTGAGATCACCTCGGAGGCCGCCCTGCGCGGTGCCCGCGGGAGCGCGGCGCTGTCCGGTGCGGACTGGGCCCTGGAGGAGGTGCGCCGCCGGACCGACTTCGGGTCGGAGCCGGAAGCGCTGACGGTGGGCGCGGCGCTGAGGCTCACGGCGGAGGCCGGTCAGCTGCTGAGCATCTGGCGGCAGTCGCCGCTGCGGGTCCTCGCGCGGCTGCACCTGGTGGCGTGCGGCTCGACCGCGGACGGCGATGTGGTGGGCCGCCCCCGGCTGGCGGGCGAGCCGGTGACCGAACCCCTGGTCGGACTCCCGCTGCCGAGCGCCGACGAGGTGGCGGGCCGCCTCGACGGGCTGTCCCGCCTGATCATCGCGGGCGGCTCCGCCCCGGCCCTGATCACGGCCGCGGTGGTGCACGGCGAACTGCTGGCGCTGCGTCCGTTCGCCTCGTACAACGGGCTGGTCGCGCGGGCGGCCGAGCGGATCGTCCTGATCAACAGCGGTCTGGACCCGAAGGCCATCTGTCCGGCGGAGGTCGGTCACGCGGAGCAGGGGACCGACGCCTACCTGGCCGCTTTCGAGGGCTACGTCTCCGGTACCGCGGAGGGCATGTCCGCCTGGATCGCGCACTGCGGCCGGGCGGTCGAGCTCGGTGTCCGTGAGTCGACGGCGGTCTGCGAAGCCCTGCAGCGCGGCGCGGCCTGA
- a CDS encoding ATP-binding protein: MKIAFVGKGGSGKTTLSSLFIRHLAANEAPVVAVDADINQHLGAALGLTEEEAAALPALGAHLPLIKEYLRGSNPRIASADTMIKTTPPGRGSRLLRVTEDNPVYEACARTLLLDGEPVRLMATGPFTEADLGVACYHSKVGAVELCLNHLVDGPDEYVVVDMTAGSDSFASGMFTRFDVTFLVAEPTRKGVSVYRQYKEYARDFGVALKVIGNKVQGPEDIEFLQDEVGEDLLVTVGHSDWVRAMEKGRPAPFELLEASNRFALQELQDAADDSYAHRDWARYTEQMVSFHLKNAESWGNAKTGVDLADQVDPGFVLREGAEALVSPRPHSPRPAPQPA; the protein is encoded by the coding sequence ATGAAGATCGCTTTCGTAGGGAAGGGCGGCAGCGGCAAGACGACCCTGTCCTCCCTCTTCATCCGCCACCTCGCCGCCAATGAGGCCCCTGTCGTCGCGGTGGACGCCGACATCAACCAGCACCTGGGCGCCGCGCTCGGGCTCACCGAGGAGGAGGCCGCCGCGCTGCCCGCCCTCGGCGCGCACCTGCCCCTGATCAAGGAGTACCTGCGGGGTTCCAATCCGCGCATCGCGTCCGCCGACACGATGATCAAGACGACCCCGCCCGGCCGCGGCTCGCGCCTGCTGCGCGTCACCGAGGACAACCCGGTGTACGAGGCCTGCGCGCGCACGCTCCTGCTCGACGGGGAGCCCGTACGGCTCATGGCCACAGGACCGTTCACCGAGGCCGACCTGGGCGTGGCCTGCTACCACTCCAAGGTCGGAGCGGTCGAGCTCTGCCTCAACCACCTGGTCGACGGCCCCGACGAGTACGTGGTCGTCGACATGACGGCAGGCTCGGACTCCTTCGCCTCCGGCATGTTCACCCGCTTCGACGTGACCTTCCTGGTCGCCGAACCGACCCGCAAGGGCGTCTCCGTCTACCGCCAGTACAAGGAGTACGCGCGGGACTTCGGGGTCGCGCTCAAGGTCATCGGCAACAAGGTGCAGGGACCCGAGGACATCGAGTTCCTCCAGGACGAGGTGGGCGAGGACCTGCTGGTCACCGTCGGGCACTCCGACTGGGTGCGGGCGATGGAGAAGGGCCGGCCGGCCCCCTTCGAGCTGCTGGAGGCGTCCAACCGGTTCGCCCTGCAGGAGCTCCAGGACGCCGCCGACGACTCGTACGCGCACCGCGACTGGGCCCGGTACACGGAGCAGATGGTGAGCTTCCACCTCAAGAACGCGGAGAGCTGGGGCAACGCCAAGACCGGGGTCGACCTGGCGGACCAGGTCGACCCCGGTTTCGTCCTGCGCGAGGGGGCCGAGGCGCTCGTCAGCCCTCGTCCGCACTCCCCGCGGCCGGCTCCGCAGCCGGCTTGA